One genomic window of Dermacentor andersoni chromosome 8, qqDerAnde1_hic_scaffold, whole genome shotgun sequence includes the following:
- the LOC126526055 gene encoding uncharacterized protein, whose protein sequence is MQLDTLGEFPHWKNVLNRSRLCFSVTTSINYAYTSVDGIDFIHEVRSDEDVQRYSRRRFVAPVGNKLPVEKKNMVYHYDNVTHTHYWRHPAPGQKLLSFFAYDMAETLKYKVEQMLKAYPDDRCVVFDDLGEDGLGANFTVRGETYQWKPYAMFQAVVDVLNSTTI, encoded by the exons ATGCAGCTGGACACCCTGGGCGAATTCCCGCACTGGAAGAACGTGCTCAACAGGTCGAGGCTCTGCTTCTCGGTCACCACCTCGATCAACTACGCGTACACCAGCGTCGACGGCATCGACTTCATTCACGAAGTCCGCTCCGACGAAGACGTGCAACGCTACAGCCGGAGGCGG TTCGTCGCCCCCGTCGGCAACAAGTTGCCGGTGGAGAAGAAGAACATGGTCTACCACTACGACAACGTCACGCATACGCATTACTGGCGCCACCCGGCACCCGGCCAGAAGCTTCTCAGCTTCTTCGCGTACGACATGGCCGAGACACTCAAATACAAG GTCGAGCAGATGCTGAAGGCGTACCCCGACGACCGCTGCGTCGTCTTCGACGACTTGGGCGAAGACGGCCTGGGCGCCAACTTCACTGTGAGGGGCGAAACGTACCAATGGAAGCCGTACGCCATGTTCCAGGCCGTCGTGGATGTCCTGAATAGCACCACCATATAG